The genomic stretch CCAAATATGGAAGCATTGTATCGGCGATCTTATTGCTTATATATACTCTGACTCCTACGGTATTCACATCTGTATTACATGTGTTTGAGATATGGATGTAGGATTTGCCCAAGCTGATATCGAACCAATATTGAGGACGCGGAGTCTGAAGGGAGGGAATCTTCTTGGTTTGGGCTAGTTTATCCTTAAACCTATTCCAAAAGTCAAATTGAAATTTTCTATTTTCAGATAGCTCATCTGATGATTTTGATCTTGCTGCCTGCCTTACTGCTTGGTTGGGTCTACTGATCACATTAAACCTAAGTGCCGGATTACTTTGATCAATCTGCCATAGTTCTACTTGCACTCCGAAAATTGAAATTTCGTCAGAGGTATGGTCATTGAGCCAGTCTAGCGCTTTCTTGTGTTCTTCTGTAAAGTCAGTAGCAATCCATATAATAGTGGAGGCATCCAAGACCGAAGCATAGGTAATTGCTTTTCCGAGATGATCATGATTAGTCTTTTCAAGCTGGTTCTCAATGATCACATATTTATCTGTCCCGGTATCTTTTGCCAAAATATCAGCTGCATATGGTCCACAACGAACCTCCATATTCTCTACCTCAAGCTCTAATCCTATAGCTTCATTCAATGCATGGATATTAGTAGCAAGCCAAGGCGTAAAATCCCTTGCTTCGCTTTGCCATTTTATTCGTGCCGCTACAGTTTTTAGTATTCCTAGTTCCATATCTATCCCTATTTCATAAAAGTGTTATCGATAAAAAACAGAAGCTCCTGATTCGCTTCCATAAAAGTTCTGTTTAAAATATTCTTAGCTGTGATATATCCTCCTGTATTTGATTTGGAAGCTACCTTTGCGATTTCCTTGGTGAATTTTTGTTCCTGATTTTCTCTGTAATCATAAATATTCACACTGTATCCGGTGAGTGCGTTCCACTTACCTTCCGGAATTATCCCCCATGCAAAACTACCTCCTATGCTTCCTATCCCGACTTTAATATCAGCTCCAAAAGCAGCGTGAAAGGCAGCGATCCCTACTTTGATTGTAATCCGATTTTTGACTGGGTCTTTAAAATATGAACTGCTCTCCAGCAAATTTACTCTAGCAGATGGATAAGTTCTCTTAATGAATTCCTGCAAACGGAGTACAGTTTCTTCTGGAGAACATTCTACTTTACTGTTCTTAGTAAGGAGTCTACCATCAAAAATTACTATATCAATTTCTTGGTTTTCCAGAAAACCAACCCTTGATGTTATCAGCTGGTCCTTAGGACACCAGACATATAGCTTTTGTGAAAACGCCTCAAAAGAGATTAGAAATAGGACAATAACTAAGTAGTATTTCCTGATCATAGTGATTTGATTCTATGCGATTAATTGTTCTTTAAACATTGTGATAGCACTTTAAAACCAGCCCTTAAACTGAACTGGTTCTTTCCTACAAAAAGAATCGAAATCCCCATTTACAGTAAATAATTTAGGTGATTTAGCAAAGTCAAATACCCGGTAGAGGTGGTAACTATCATTATTTACTTTAGAAAACTGATACTCATTGGAAGAAAAAAAGATCGGAGTTTCTTTAGCCAGTTTTGTTGTCCTTACCTCAATAAACTTGTCGGTTCCATTTGGATTGTGGGAAAGGATATCAAAGCATGAATATGTCTGGATCTTCTAAATCAATTTTATTCAGTTTTTTGTTAATAACACTCGGGTTAATGAACAATAAATCATCAATCCCTTTTACCTTTTCAAACCCCATGCTCTGGTAATATTTAGAAAGGTTAATCATAGCTAGTTTTTCATTTGTTTCAAATTGCTCTAGGGAAAGTTGTTCTTTCCCCTCAGAATAAATATCATGTTCAAATTGCAAAGGAAATGACTTCAAAAAGAACAAAGCGCAAGAGGAGGAGTAATGAAAAATAATATCTTTAATTGCTTTTAAAGCAAGCTGACGCCCTCTATATTTTGGGAAAATCTTTACGGATTGAATAAAACAAATATTGCTATTGCAAAAAGTCCATTTATATTTATCCTGTATGGCTTCGTTTAATTCTAAAGTTTCAGAATCAATCACCTTGAAAATATTGTCTGCCAAATATGCAGAATGGCCATCCAGAATGTCAAATGTGGATAGGCTTGAATCCATAGCCTCATCCAAGTAAATCATCATAAAGTTGATTTCACCTATTTCATCAACTACTTTCTCATAATCGTCGACGAGATTAATTTTTTGAAGATGCTCTTTTAAATATCTGCTATGTTCATAACAGCCAAGACCAGATTTAAAAGAATAACTAAATTCAACTGAGTAATTACTAAGATCTTTCATCTTCAAATATGGCTTAAACCCTTTAACTCAAAAATACAATATCTCACTTTACTATTATCAACCATCTTAATTACTACATCAGCTGGCAAATGCGGGGGATTACTGGCCAAAATAATTTGTACAATCTGTCCATCAACAAGTTTTATGACCTTGTCGGATTTGATTTCACCAACATGAAACCTCAGTGGAAAAAACATTAGTTCCTCTAACTCTTTGGCCGAATAATTCCACGGATGTTTTAATATCGGATTTTTATCCATTTCAACTATAATTTAGTAATTGAACAATCATTGTTTCACTCTAACCAAACTGATAAAATCCTCCAAACAAATCAGTTCCTTCTGCTGAACTTCAGAATAAGTCGGAGAAATGGATTTAGGAATTACCAATTGGACAGCCTGAGCTCTCATCTCATCCGTCTGATTTTTACTGATAGCCGGTTCGAGGGTTACTAGGTGCTTTGGGTTTATCCGATCTGCTTCCGGAATTATCTGCCTCCAGCGATCTTTGGCAGTAGTTTTTAGACCCAGCATGGTTAACCGTTCCGTTGGAAAAGTGGTGTCAAAATATTCTGCTATTCCAGGAAAAAGAAAGTCAGGTTTGTTATTTCGTTCGGTCTTGACCCCTTTTGAATAATTGATATCATTTTGATCAAATATGACGGCAAGGTGATTTTCAAAAGCATATCCTGCCCTGGATTTTCTTTTGTTCTGAACACTTAAAGAAAAGCTGATAAAATCGTCCACATCCAGACCATCCTGTCCAAAACCAGTTCTTAGTTTCTCTTGGACCGAATGCTTTTCAAAAGTTCTGAATAACTTCTCTTCCCACATCATCCATGAAATTAAAGCTTCATCAGGTGCCTCTATCGCTGATACTTGATCTTTAAAAGTGTTCCGGGCATACTCACTAAATATGAATGTTGAGGGAAGCTTTACTCCAAATCTACCTAGCATATCATTTAGATAATCCGGTTCCTCTTCCTCAATCTCCAGCCCTAATGAAGAAACTATTAATTTCCCGGCAAAGCCTAGATCAGATTTCTGGTCTCCATATTCTTTGACCACAAATTTCCTTTCAGATTCTTCTAATCCAAAAAGCCATAATAGCTGACTT from Algoriphagus sp. NG3 encodes the following:
- a CDS encoding DUF4268 domain-containing protein, with the translated sequence MELGILKTVAARIKWQSEARDFTPWLATNIHALNEAIGLELEVENMEVRCGPYAADILAKDTGTDKYVIIENQLEKTNHDHLGKAITYASVLDASTIIWIATDFTEEHKKALDWLNDHTSDEISIFGVQVELWQIDQSNPALRFNVISRPNQAVRQAARSKSSDELSENRKFQFDFWNRFKDKLAQTKKIPSLQTPRPQYWFDISLGKSYIHISNTCNTDVNTVGVRVYISNKIADTMLPYLESKKEEIEASIGHVLDWNPNPMNRDKVIVLLHPTDFSDPQKVNEALDWLVTYSIKFRDTFSKLVRQIPL
- a CDS encoding DUF3883 domain-containing protein; translation: MQTYSCFDILSHNPNGTDKFIEVRTTKLAKETPIFFSSNEYQFSKVNNDSYHLYRVFDFAKSPKLFTVNGDFDSFCRKEPVQFKGWF
- a CDS encoding type II restriction endonuclease; the protein is MSNPLSKFFVAAGAKRLSAVEAQPEISNQHEFNGVVGFREIFGPNRITFDTDFLYLTDEENKEESESGHLTWYDARENHPLRTEFRLYYSTNNPMRMAQEGDMVIIAKTTDDKLLVIICPKDSTHESQLLWLFGLEESERKFVVKEYGDQKSDLGFAGKLIVSSLGLEIEEEEPDYLNDMLGRFGVKLPSTFIFSEYARNTFKDQVSAIEAPDEALISWMMWEEKLFRTFEKHSVQEKLRTGFGQDGLDVDDFISFSLSVQNKRKSRAGYAFENHLAVIFDQNDINYSKGVKTERNNKPDFLFPGIAEYFDTTFPTERLTMLGLKTTAKDRWRQIIPEADRINPKHLVTLEPAISKNQTDEMRAQAVQLVIPKSISPTYSEVQQKELICLEDFISLVRVKQ